One Solanum lycopersicum chromosome 2, SLM_r2.1 genomic region harbors:
- the LOC138341781 gene encoding protein PHLOEM PROTEIN 2-LIKE A9-like, giving the protein MASRSLHYQGNHTFSKTQKGYIVYPKALSIVWGNEKRFWKLPKYEKDDAELIQVNWLEVTGCIDDINITKKTSYNIEFTMSLMTDAFGWNNSPIYLMAKWGDNTQWRKVNLATKTNDKKMISETITIIKGKGNNTDKIYFGLYEVWNKKWKGGLKIHSVNLTEI; this is encoded by the exons ATGGCTTCAAGATCTCTTCACTATCAAGGCAACCACACATTCTCTAAAACACAAAAG GGTTATATAGTTTATCCGAAAGCTCTTAGTATTGTTTGGGGAAATGAGAAACGCTTTTGGAAGTTACCAAAATACGA AAAGGATGATGCAGAACTTATACAGGTAAATTGGTTGGAAGTAACTGGTTGCATCGACGATATtaatataacaaagaaaacatCATACAACATTGAATTTACAATGTCATTGATGACTGATGCGTTCGGTTGGAACAACTCACCAATATATCTTATGGCTAAATGGGGAGATAATACTCAATGGAGAAAGGTAAATTTGGCAACTAAGACTAATGACAAAAAGATGATATCAGAAACTATTACTAtcataaaaggaaaagggaACAATACTGATAAGATTTATTTTGGATTGTATGAAGTTTGGAACAAAAAGTGGAAAGGAGGTCTCAAAATCCATTCAGTAAACTTGACAGAGATCTAG